One window of Globicephala melas chromosome 5, mGloMel1.2, whole genome shotgun sequence genomic DNA carries:
- the CSN2 gene encoding beta-casein: MPLNTVYKEPQKQTIIHSAPSSLLFLYFRKKDLIAMKVLILACLLALALAREKEELIVSSETVKSLSSSEESVMHINEKIEKFKHEEQQQAEDERQDKIHHFSQPQPLVYSYTGPIPYPILTQNILPLAQPPVVVPFPQPEIMEVPKAKETILPKHKEMRFPKSPVEPFIESQSLTLTDLENLHLPLPLLKSLMHQPPHRLPLTPMFPPQPLQSLSQPKVLPIPQQVVPYLQRDMPIQALLLYQEPVLGPIRGLYPVIVSPNLLIVLFHL, encoded by the exons ATGCCATTAAATACTGTATATAAAGAGCCACAAAAACAGACCATTATCCACTCAGCtccttcttcacttcttttcctcTACTTCAGAAAAAAG GACTTAATAGCCATGAAGGTCCTCATCCTTGCCTGCTTGTTGGCTCTTGCCCTTGCAAGAGAG AAAGAAGAACTCATTGTATCCAGTGAG aCTGTGAAAAGCCTTTCAAGCAGTGAG gaATCTGTTATGCACATCAATGAG AAAATTGAGAAGTTTAAACATGAGGAACAGCAGCAAGCAGAG gaTGAACGCCAGGATAAAATCCACCACTTTTCCCAGCCACAGCCTCTAGTCTATTCCTACACTGGGCCAATCCCTTACCCTATTCTTACACAAAACATCCTGCCTCTTGCTCAGCCCCCTGTGGTGGTGCCTTTCCCTCAGCCTGAAATAATGGAAGTCCCCAAAGCTAAGGAGACTATCCTTCCTAAGCATAAAGAAATGCGCTTCCCTAAATCTCCAGTAGAGCCCTTTATTGAAAGCCAGAGCCTGACTCTCACTGATCTTGAAAATCTGCACCTTCCTCTGCCTCTGCTCAAGTCCTTGATGCACCAGCCTCCCCATCGTCTTCCTCTTACCCCCATGTTTCCTCCTCAACCACTGCAGTCCCTTTCTCAGCCCAAAGTCCTGCCTATTCCCCAGCAAGTGGTGCCCTACCTCCAGAGAGATATGCCCATCCAGGCCCTTCTGCTGTACCAGGAGCCTGTACTTGGTCCTATCCGGGGGCTCTACCCTGTTATTGTAAGTCCAAATTTACTAATTGTGCTGTTtcacttatga